The genomic segment GCGTACGGATCAAGGCGACATCGAAGCCGAGATCGTCGTCAACTGTGCAGGTCAGTGGGCTCACCATCTTGCCGCGAAGATCGGCGTCAGCGTTCCGCTGCACTCCGCTGAGCACTTCTATGTCGTCACGGACCAGATCGAGGGTGTGCGCCCCGACCTGCCGATCCTGCGTGACCCCGACGGCTACACGTACTTCAAGGAAGAAGTCGGCGGACTCGTAGTCGGCGGCTTCGAGCCTGTCGCAAAACCATGGGTCGCTCCCGATGAGATCCCGTACCCGTTCGAATTCCAGCTGCTCGGCGAGGACTGGGAGCACTTCCAGATCCTGATGGACAGCGCCTTGGAGCGAATCCCGGTGCTGCACGAGACAGGCATTCGCAAGTTCTACAACGGGCCGGAGAGCTTCACGCCCGACAACCAATTCATCCTCGGCGAAGCGCCGAGCCTCCGGGGATTCTTCGTCGGCGCGGGCTTCAACTCAGTCGGCATCGCGTCCGCAGGAGGTGCTGGTCGGGCCCTGGCCGAGTGGATCCTCGAAGGCGAGCCGAGTGTCGATCTGCTGGCCGTCGACATCCGCCGGTTTGCTCCGTTCCAAAACGACAAGGAGTACCTCCGCGCTCGGGTAGCGGAGGTCCTCGGTCTGCACTACGCCGTGCCGTGGCCTAATCGGGAGTTCGACACGGCGCGACCGCTACGTACGTCACCCCTGTACGAGCGGTTGCGCGACGCCAACGCGGGATTTGGCAGCAAGATGGGCTGGGAGCGCGCCAACTTCTTTGCTCCGCCGGCCGTGGATTCGGTCATCCAATACGCGTGGGGCAAGCAGAACTGGCTCCCATGGTCGGCGGCCGAGCAGAAGGCATGCCGAGAGGCCGTCGCGGTGTTCGACCAGACTTCGTTCTCCAAATACGTCGTGCACGGTGCTGATGCTGAAGCGGCCCTGCAGTGGATCTGCAGCAACGACGTTGCTGTGGCGAACGACGAGACGGTCTACACCGCACTGCTCAACTCGCGGGGAGGCTACGAGTCGGACCTGACGGTCACCCGGGTTGCCGCGGACGAGTACTTCCTCGTCAGCAGCTCGGCGACCACCGAGCGAGACCAGGACTGGATACGCCGCAACATCCCCGCCGGGCTGGACGCACACGTTGCCGATGTCACGGACCGGCTATCGGTTCTGGGCGTGATGGGGCCGCATTCACGAGCGCTCCTGAGTCGGCTCACGAATGCTGACCTGAGCGAGGACGGTTTCGCGTTCGGCATGAGTCGGGAGATCCAGCTAGCTGGCGCAACGATTCGGGCCACCCGGATCACGTACGTCGGCGAGCTCGGCTGGGAGCTCTACATCAAGAACGACGATGCGCTGCAGGTCTATGAGGCGATCAAGGTTGAGGGTGCAGCCTTCGGGATCGTCGATGCGGGCTACTACGCGATCGAGGCGATGCGACTCGAGAAGGGCTATCGCGCCTTCGGTCGTGAGTTGACGCCCGAGATCAACCCCGTCGAGGCCGGACTGTCGTTCACCTGCAAGCTCGCCACCGACATCGATTTCATCGGTCGCGCCGCTGTCGAGAAGGCCAAAGCCACCGGCGCCTCACGCCGAATCGTGTCCTTCGCCTGCGACGACCCAAGCGTCATGATCTGGGGCGGCGAGCTCCTCGTACGCGATGGCATCGCTGCTGGTCAGGCGATGTCTGGCTCGTGGGGGGCGACGATCGGCTCGGGAGTCGGACTGGCCTGGATCAATGGACTGTCAGGACAGATTGTCGATCCGGCGTACGTTCGTGAGGGGGCGTACGAACTGGATGTAGGCGGTCGGCGAATCCCAGTACGGGTGTCGCTCAAGCCGCTCTTCGACCCAGCGGGCGACAAGATCCGACCTGCCTGAGTCTGGACACCGGGCTCGGCCGGACTATAAGGTTCGAAATCAGACCTTAAAGCGCAAGGAGGCGAGATGACGGAGCAGTTGCTGGAGCACGACGCCCTCGCCGACGCAGTCCTCCGACCGGTCCGTGGGCACCACGCGTTCGAGTCCTGTGTCGAAAAACTCGCCACGTCGATCCGTCTCGGAATCTACGCAGATGGCTCAACCCTGCCGCCCGAGCGAGAACTTGCCGAACGTATTGGCGTCTCGCGCGCCACCCTGCGCGAGGCGATCGCTGCCCTTCGCGAGGCCGGCTTGGTCACGACCCGCCGCGGTAGGGGAGGCGGCACCGTCGTCGACTTCCGTCCCGGCGAACCAGGTTCACGCATGCTCGCCCGTCCGCGCGAGGAGCTCCTCGACGCGCTCGACTTCCGTCGCATCGTCGAGCCCGGTGCCGCGCAGGCTGCTGCAGCGACGACGCTCACCGACCAGCAGGAGGCGATGCTGCGTGCCGCTCTCGACAAGGTCAACACCGCGTCGAGCAAAGCGCTGCACCGGCAGGCTGACTCGCAGTTCCACCTCGCGATCGCATCGTTGTCGGACTCCGCGCTGCTGATCGATGCGGTCACCAACGTCCAGATCTGCCTGCACGACATGCTCGACGCGATCCCGCTGCTTGACCGCAACATCGATCACTCGCGTCAGCAGCACGACGCCATCGCCAAGGCGATTCTCGCCGGCAGCGGTGCTCGTGCCAGGCGGATCATGGAAAGCCACTGCGACGACACGGCTGCTCTGCTCCGAGGCCTGATGTGAAGGCGCCAGTTATGAAAGGGAAGTGCGCATGACGACACGACACCCGAAGCTCCTCTCGCTCGAGCAACTCCGCGTCAAGATCACGGAGGGCGAGGTCGACACCGTCATCGTCGCGTTCACCGACATGCAGGGTCGATTGCAAGGCAAGCGGCTTCACGGCCACTACTTCGTCGACCACGTCATCGAGGACGGCACCGAGGGCTGCAACTACCTCCTGAGCGTCGACGTCGACATGAACACGGTCGACGGCTACGAGATGTCGTCGTGGGACAAGGGCTATGGCGACATGGAGTTCGCTCTCGACTTCGACACGATCCGTCTGCTGGGCCATTTGCCGGGCACTGCGATGGTTCAGTGCGACCTGGTGTGGCTCGACCACAAACCGGTCGTCCAGTCGCCGCGCACGATCCTCAAGGACCAGCTCGCCAAGGCAGCCGCCGCCGGTTTCACCGCGCTGGCTGGCACTGAGCTCGAGTTCATCCTGTTCAACACGACGTACGAAGAGGCCTGGCGTACCAACTACCAGGACTTGCCCGCCGCCAACCAGTACAACGTTGACTACTCGATCGTTGGCACGACCCGGGTCGAGCCGCTGCTGCGGGAGATCCGCAACACGATGTACGACGCCGGCATGAACGTCGAGGGTGCCAAAGGCGAGTGCAACTTTGGTCAGCACGAGATCGGCTTCCTCTATGACGAGGTGCTGGTGACGGCCGACAACCATGCGGTCTACAAGACGGCCGCCAAGGAGATCGCCGCGCAGCATGGACAGGCACTGACGTTCATGGCGAAGTACAACGAGCGTGAGGGCAATTCCTGCCACGTCCACCTGTCGCTGCGCGGCAAGGACGGCGAGCTCGTGTTCTGGGAGAAGGACAAGAGGAGCGCCACGTACGACCAGTTCATCGCTGGCATCCTCGCGACGATGCGCGACTTCACCTTGCTCTATGCGCCCAACATCAACTCGTACAAGCGTTTCGCTGGTGGCTCGTTCGCGCCTACGACGGTCGCCTGGGGACTCGACAACCGCACCTGCGCCGTACGCCTCGTAGGCCACGGTCCGAGCGCACGCCTCGAGAACCGGGTGCCCGGCGGGGACACCAACCCGTATCTCGCGCTCGCCGCCATGCTCGCCGGTGGCCTCTATGGCATCGAGAAGGGTCTCAAGCTCGAGCCGGAGCAAACCGGCAACGCGTATGAGTCCGACAAGCCCAAGGTTCCGACGACCCTGCGCGAAGCTCGCGACGCGTTTGCGCAATCCGAGCTCGCAAGTCTGCTGCTTGGCGACGATGTCGTCCGGCACTACACCAACATGGCCGACGTTGAGCTCGCCGCTTATGACGCCGCTGTGACCGATTGGGAGCTGCGCCGCAGCTTCGAAAGAATGTAGCGCGCCGGGCTCCGCCCGCCCAGCGACTTCGTCGCTGCCACGCTTCGCGTGGGCGCTTAGCCTCGCTTCGCTCGGCCCATGGTCGGGGCGCAAACTGAACTTGTAGAGGAAAGGAAGCCAGTGAGTAGTACGTACACCGTCGTCAATCCGGCGACGGAAGAACAGGTCACGGAGATCCATCTCGCGACGCTCGAAGAGACCGACGCCGTGATCGAGCGGGCTGCGGATGCCTACCCGGCCTGGCGCGATCTACCGCCGGGCGAGCGGGCGACGCTGCTGCGCCGCTTTGCCTGCTTGGTCGACGAACACGTCG from the Aeromicrobium panaciterrae genome contains:
- a CDS encoding FAD-dependent oxidoreductase, producing MSIPSRARIVIIGGGIVGTSVAYHLTLNGESDVVLLEQGELSSGTTWHAAGLVGQLRATQSGTTLVQYSASLYEQLEAETGLSAGFKRCGGVTVARTEDRMEQLRRTAATATAYNLECELLTPEEAGERWPLIATEDLVGGLWLPGDGTANPTDVTQSLARGARRRGATVVEHVRVLEVLVEDGAVTGVRTDQGDIEAEIVVNCAGQWAHHLAAKIGVSVPLHSAEHFYVVTDQIEGVRPDLPILRDPDGYTYFKEEVGGLVVGGFEPVAKPWVAPDEIPYPFEFQLLGEDWEHFQILMDSALERIPVLHETGIRKFYNGPESFTPDNQFILGEAPSLRGFFVGAGFNSVGIASAGGAGRALAEWILEGEPSVDLLAVDIRRFAPFQNDKEYLRARVAEVLGLHYAVPWPNREFDTARPLRTSPLYERLRDANAGFGSKMGWERANFFAPPAVDSVIQYAWGKQNWLPWSAAEQKACREAVAVFDQTSFSKYVVHGADAEAALQWICSNDVAVANDETVYTALLNSRGGYESDLTVTRVAADEYFLVSSSATTERDQDWIRRNIPAGLDAHVADVTDRLSVLGVMGPHSRALLSRLTNADLSEDGFAFGMSREIQLAGATIRATRITYVGELGWELYIKNDDALQVYEAIKVEGAAFGIVDAGYYAIEAMRLEKGYRAFGRELTPEINPVEAGLSFTCKLATDIDFIGRAAVEKAKATGASRRIVSFACDDPSVMIWGGELLVRDGIAAGQAMSGSWGATIGSGVGLAWINGLSGQIVDPAYVREGAYELDVGGRRIPVRVSLKPLFDPAGDKIRPA
- a CDS encoding glutamine synthetase family protein, translated to MTTRHPKLLSLEQLRVKITEGEVDTVIVAFTDMQGRLQGKRLHGHYFVDHVIEDGTEGCNYLLSVDVDMNTVDGYEMSSWDKGYGDMEFALDFDTIRLLGHLPGTAMVQCDLVWLDHKPVVQSPRTILKDQLAKAAAAGFTALAGTELEFILFNTTYEEAWRTNYQDLPAANQYNVDYSIVGTTRVEPLLREIRNTMYDAGMNVEGAKGECNFGQHEIGFLYDEVLVTADNHAVYKTAAKEIAAQHGQALTFMAKYNEREGNSCHVHLSLRGKDGELVFWEKDKRSATYDQFIAGILATMRDFTLLYAPNINSYKRFAGGSFAPTTVAWGLDNRTCAVRLVGHGPSARLENRVPGGDTNPYLALAAMLAGGLYGIEKGLKLEPEQTGNAYESDKPKVPTTLREARDAFAQSELASLLLGDDVVRHYTNMADVELAAYDAAVTDWELRRSFERM
- a CDS encoding GntR family transcriptional regulator; translation: MTEQLLEHDALADAVLRPVRGHHAFESCVEKLATSIRLGIYADGSTLPPERELAERIGVSRATLREAIAALREAGLVTTRRGRGGGTVVDFRPGEPGSRMLARPREELLDALDFRRIVEPGAAQAAAATTLTDQQEAMLRAALDKVNTASSKALHRQADSQFHLAIASLSDSALLIDAVTNVQICLHDMLDAIPLLDRNIDHSRQQHDAIAKAILAGSGARARRIMESHCDDTAALLRGLM